In Vicugna pacos chromosome 1, VicPac4, whole genome shotgun sequence, a single window of DNA contains:
- the CHRD gene encoding chordin isoform X5 gives MPSLSAPPAPPAPLLLLGLLLLCSRPARGAGPEAPALPIRPEKEPLPIRGAAGCSFGGKVYALDETWHPDLGEPFGVMRCVLCACEAPQWGRRARGAGRVSCKNIKPECPTLACGQPRQLPGHCCQTCPQERSGPEKQPTGLAFEYPRDPEHRSYSDRGEPGAEDRARGDGHTDFVALLTGPKSQAVARARVSLLRSSLRFSISYRWLDRPTRIRFSDSTGSVLFEHPAAPTQDGLVCGVWRAVPRLSLRLLRAEQLHVALVTPTHPLGEVWGPLIRHRALAAETFSAILTLEGPPQQGIGGIALLTLSDTEDSLHFLLLFRGLLESRSGGPAQVPLRLQILHQGKLLRELQANASVQEPGFAEVLPNLTTQEMDWLALGELQMALERAGGPGLRISGHIAARQSCDVLQSVLCGADALTPVQTGAAGSASLTLLGNGSLIYQVQVVGTGSEVVAMTLETKPQQRNQHTVLCHMAGLQLGRHMAVGVCPGLGARGAHMLLQNELFLNVGTKDFPDGELRGHVAALPYSGHSARHDTLPVPLAGALVLPPVQSQAAGHAWLSLDTHCHLHYEVLLAGLGGSEQGTITAHLLGPPGMPGPRRLLKGFYGPEAQGVVKDLEPELLRHLAQGTASLLITTKGSPQGELQGQVHIANQCEVGGLRLAAAGAEEARVPGAPDAVVAALPAVLGPDAPAPAKPGGLGRLRDPNTCFFEGQQRPHGARWAPNYDPLCSLCTCQRRTVICDPVVCPPPSCPSPVQAPDQCCPVCLEKQDVRDLPGLPRNRDPGEGCYFDGDRSWRAAGTRWHPIVPPFGLIKCAVCTCKGGTGEVHCEKVQCPRLACAQPVRANPTDCCKQCPVGSGAQPQLGDPMQADGPRGCRFAGQWFPESQSWHPSVPPFGEMSCITCRCGAGVPHCERDDCSPPLSCGPGKESRCCSHCAPRRSPETRTVPELEKEAEGS, from the exons ATGCCGAGCCTCTcggccccgccggccccgccggCCCCGCTGCTGCTCCTCGGGCTGCTGCTGCTCTGCTCCCGGCCGGCCCGCGGCGCCGGACCCGAGGCCCCCGCTCTGCCCATCCGGCCCGAGAAGGAGCCGCTGCCCATTCGGGGAGCAGCAG GCTGCTCCTTCGGCGGGAAGGTCTATGCCTTGGACGAGACGTGGCACCCGGACCTGGGGGAGCCCTTCGGGGTGATGCGCTGCGTGCTGTGCGCCTGCGAGGCG CCTCAGTGGGGTCGCCGCGCGAGGGGCGCGGGCAGGGTCAGCTGTAAGAACATCAAACCCGAGTGCCCAACTCTCGCCTGCGGGCAGCCGCGCCAGCTGCCCGGACACTGCTGCCAGACCTGCCCCCAGG AGCGCAGCGGTCCGGAAAAGCAGCCGACGGGCCTGGCCTTCGAGTATCCGCGGGACCCAGAGCACCGAAGCTACAGCGACCGAGGGGAGCCGGGCGCTGAGGATCGGGCGCGTGGAGACGGCCACACCG ACTTCGTGGCGCTGCTGACAGGGCCAAAGTCGCAAGCGGTGGCACGGGCTCGAGTGTCGCTTTTGCGTTCCAGTCTACGGTTCTCCATCTCCTACCGGTG GCTGGACCGCCCTACTCGAATTCGCTTCTCAGACTCCACTGGCAGCGTCCTGTTTGAACACCCTGCAGCCCCTACCCAAGATGGCCTG GTCTGTGGGGTGTGGCGGGCAGTGCCTCGGTTATCTCTGCGACTTCTTAGGGCAGAACAGCTGCATGTGGCACTCGTGACACCCACTCATCCTTTAGGGGAGGTCTGGGGACCTCTCATCCGGCACCGGGCCCTGGCTGCAG AGACCTTCAGTGCCAtcctgaccctggaaggccccccACAGCAGGGCATAGGGGGCATTGCCCTACTCACTCTCAGTGACACAGAGGACTCTTTGCATTTTTTGCTGCTCTTCCGTGGGCTGCTGGAATCCAGGAGTGGGG GACCAGCCCAGGTTCCCTTGCGGCTTCAGATTCTACACCAGGGGAAGCTATTGCGAGAGCTCCAGGCCAATGCCTCAGTCCAG GAACCGGGCTTCGCTGAAGTGCTGCCCAACCTGACAACCCAGGAGATGGACTGGCTGGCACTGGGGGAGTTGCAGATGGCTCTGGAGAGGGCAGGCGGGCCAGGGCTGCGCATCAGTGGACACATTGCTGCCAGGCAGAGCTGTGATG TCCTGCAAAGTGTCCTTTGTGGGGCCGATGCCCTAACCCCAGTTCAGACGGGTGCAGCCGGCTCCGCCAGCCTTACACTACTAGGAAATGGCTCCCTGATCTACCAG GTACAGGTGGTAGGTACAGGCAGTGAGGTGGTGGCCATGACGCTGGAGACCAAGCCTCAGCAGAGGAACCAGCACACTGTCCTGTGCCACATGGCTGGActccagctgggaagacacaTG gCCGTGGGTGTCTGCCCTGGGCTAGGTGCCCGGGGGGCTCATATGCTGCTACAGAATGAGCTGTTCCTGAACGTGGGTACCAAGGACTTCCCAGATGGAGAGCTGCGGGGGCACGTGGCTGCCCTGCCCTACAGTGGGCACAGCGCCCGCCATGATA CACTACCTGTGCCCTTGGCAGGAGCCCTGGTGTTGCCCCCAGTGCAGAGCCAGGCAGCAGGGCATGCCTGGCTCTCCCTGGACACCCACTGTCACCTGCACTATGAAGTGCTGCTGGCTGGGCTTGGTGGCTCAGAACAGGGCACCATCACTGCCCACCTCCTCGGGCCTCCTGGGATGCCAGGGCCCCGGCGGCTGCTGAAGGGATTCTATGGCCCGGAG GCCCAGGGCGTGGTGAAGGATCTGGAGCCTGAGCTGCTGCGGCACCTGGCACAGGGCACAGCCTCCCTGCTGATCACCACCAAGGGTAGCCCCCAAGGGGAGCTGCAAGGGCAG GTGCACATTGCCAACCAGTGCGAGGTGGGCGGCCTACGCCTGGCAGCAGCAGGAGCTGAAGAGGCACGGGTGCCTGGGGCTCCAGATGCAGTGGTGGCTGCACTGCCCGCTGTGCTGGGCCCAGACGCCCCAGCGCCAGCCAAACCTGGTGGCCTTGGGCGGCTCCGAGACCCTAACACCTGCTTCTTCGAGGGGCAGCAGCGCCCCCATGGGGCTCGCTGGGCTCCTAACTATGACCCGCTCTGCTCGCTCTGCACTTGCCAG AGACGCACGGTGATTTGTGACCCCGTGGTGTGTCCACCACCCAGCTGCCCTAGCCCGGTGCAGGCACCGGACCAGTGCTGCCCTGTGTGCCTGG AGAAACAAGATGTCAGAGACCTCCCAGGGTTGCCAAGGAACAGGGACCCTGGAGAGG gctgttaTTTTGATGGTGACCGGAGCTGGCGGGCAGCGGGCACCCGTTGGCACCCCATCGTGCCCCCATTTGGCTTAATTAAGTGCGCTGTCTGCACCTGCAAG GGGGGCACTGGAGAGGTGCACTGTGAGAAGGTGCAGTGTCCCCGGCTGGCCTGTGCCCAGCCTGTCCGTGCCAACCCCACTGACTGCTGCAAACAGTGTCCAG TAGGGTCAGGAGCCCAACCCCAACTGGGGGACCCCATGCAGGCTGATGGGCCCCGGGGCTGCCGTTTTGCAGGGCAGTGGTTCCCAGAGAGCCAGAGCTGGCACCCCTCGGTACCCCCCTTTGGGGAGATGAGCTGTATCACCTGCAGATGTGGG GCAGGGGTGCCCCACTGTGAGCGAGATGACTGTTCACCACCACTGTCCTGTGGCCCGGGGAAAGAGAGCCGCTGCTGCTCCCACTGCGCACCACGGCGGT CCCCAGAGACCAGGACAGTTCCAGAGCTGGAGAAAGAAGCTGAAGGCTCCTAG
- the CHRD gene encoding chordin isoform X1 — MPSLSAPPAPPAPLLLLGLLLLCSRPARGAGPEAPALPIRPEKEPLPIRGAAGCSFGGKVYALDETWHPDLGEPFGVMRCVLCACEAPQWGRRARGAGRVSCKNIKPECPTLACGQPRQLPGHCCQTCPQERSGPEKQPTGLAFEYPRDPEHRSYSDRGEPGAEDRARGDGHTDFVALLTGPKSQAVARARVSLLRSSLRFSISYRWLDRPTRIRFSDSTGSVLFEHPAAPTQDGLVCGVWRAVPRLSLRLLRAEQLHVALVTPTHPLGEVWGPLIRHRALAAETFSAILTLEGPPQQGIGGIALLTLSDTEDSLHFLLLFRGLLESRSGGKWDVGSTCEEGRESTCLSEVSTWVAVAGPAQVPLRLQILHQGKLLRELQANASVQEPGFAEVLPNLTTQEMDWLALGELQMALERAGGPGLRISGHIAARQSCDVLQSVLCGADALTPVQTGAAGSASLTLLGNGSLIYQVQVVGTGSEVVAMTLETKPQQRNQHTVLCHMAGLQLGRHMAVGVCPGLGARGAHMLLQNELFLNVGTKDFPDGELRGHVAALPYSGHSARHDTLPVPLAGALVLPPVQSQAAGHAWLSLDTHCHLHYEVLLAGLGGSEQGTITAHLLGPPGMPGPRRLLKGFYGPEAQGVVKDLEPELLRHLAQGTASLLITTKGSPQGELQGQVHIANQCEVGGLRLAAAGAEEARVPGAPDAVVAALPAVLGPDAPAPAKPGGLGRLRDPNTCFFEGQQRPHGARWAPNYDPLCSLCTCQRRTVICDPVVCPPPSCPSPVQAPDQCCPVCLEKQDVRDLPGLPRNRDPGEGCYFDGDRSWRAAGTRWHPIVPPFGLIKCAVCTCKGGTGEVHCEKVQCPRLACAQPVRANPTDCCKQCPVGSGAQPQLGDPMQADGPRGCRFAGQWFPESQSWHPSVPPFGEMSCITCRCGAGVPHCERDDCSPPLSCGPGKESRCCSHCAPRRSAPETRTVPELEKEAEGS; from the exons ATGCCGAGCCTCTcggccccgccggccccgccggCCCCGCTGCTGCTCCTCGGGCTGCTGCTGCTCTGCTCCCGGCCGGCCCGCGGCGCCGGACCCGAGGCCCCCGCTCTGCCCATCCGGCCCGAGAAGGAGCCGCTGCCCATTCGGGGAGCAGCAG GCTGCTCCTTCGGCGGGAAGGTCTATGCCTTGGACGAGACGTGGCACCCGGACCTGGGGGAGCCCTTCGGGGTGATGCGCTGCGTGCTGTGCGCCTGCGAGGCG CCTCAGTGGGGTCGCCGCGCGAGGGGCGCGGGCAGGGTCAGCTGTAAGAACATCAAACCCGAGTGCCCAACTCTCGCCTGCGGGCAGCCGCGCCAGCTGCCCGGACACTGCTGCCAGACCTGCCCCCAGG AGCGCAGCGGTCCGGAAAAGCAGCCGACGGGCCTGGCCTTCGAGTATCCGCGGGACCCAGAGCACCGAAGCTACAGCGACCGAGGGGAGCCGGGCGCTGAGGATCGGGCGCGTGGAGACGGCCACACCG ACTTCGTGGCGCTGCTGACAGGGCCAAAGTCGCAAGCGGTGGCACGGGCTCGAGTGTCGCTTTTGCGTTCCAGTCTACGGTTCTCCATCTCCTACCGGTG GCTGGACCGCCCTACTCGAATTCGCTTCTCAGACTCCACTGGCAGCGTCCTGTTTGAACACCCTGCAGCCCCTACCCAAGATGGCCTG GTCTGTGGGGTGTGGCGGGCAGTGCCTCGGTTATCTCTGCGACTTCTTAGGGCAGAACAGCTGCATGTGGCACTCGTGACACCCACTCATCCTTTAGGGGAGGTCTGGGGACCTCTCATCCGGCACCGGGCCCTGGCTGCAG AGACCTTCAGTGCCAtcctgaccctggaaggccccccACAGCAGGGCATAGGGGGCATTGCCCTACTCACTCTCAGTGACACAGAGGACTCTTTGCATTTTTTGCTGCTCTTCCGTGGGCTGCTGGAATCCAGGAGTGGGGGTAAGTGGGATGTGGGCAGCACATGTGAAGAGGGTAGGGAGAGTACCTGTCTTTCAGAGGTGTCCACTTGGGTGGCCGTTGCAGGACCAGCCCAGGTTCCCTTGCGGCTTCAGATTCTACACCAGGGGAAGCTATTGCGAGAGCTCCAGGCCAATGCCTCAGTCCAG GAACCGGGCTTCGCTGAAGTGCTGCCCAACCTGACAACCCAGGAGATGGACTGGCTGGCACTGGGGGAGTTGCAGATGGCTCTGGAGAGGGCAGGCGGGCCAGGGCTGCGCATCAGTGGACACATTGCTGCCAGGCAGAGCTGTGATG TCCTGCAAAGTGTCCTTTGTGGGGCCGATGCCCTAACCCCAGTTCAGACGGGTGCAGCCGGCTCCGCCAGCCTTACACTACTAGGAAATGGCTCCCTGATCTACCAG GTACAGGTGGTAGGTACAGGCAGTGAGGTGGTGGCCATGACGCTGGAGACCAAGCCTCAGCAGAGGAACCAGCACACTGTCCTGTGCCACATGGCTGGActccagctgggaagacacaTG gCCGTGGGTGTCTGCCCTGGGCTAGGTGCCCGGGGGGCTCATATGCTGCTACAGAATGAGCTGTTCCTGAACGTGGGTACCAAGGACTTCCCAGATGGAGAGCTGCGGGGGCACGTGGCTGCCCTGCCCTACAGTGGGCACAGCGCCCGCCATGATA CACTACCTGTGCCCTTGGCAGGAGCCCTGGTGTTGCCCCCAGTGCAGAGCCAGGCAGCAGGGCATGCCTGGCTCTCCCTGGACACCCACTGTCACCTGCACTATGAAGTGCTGCTGGCTGGGCTTGGTGGCTCAGAACAGGGCACCATCACTGCCCACCTCCTCGGGCCTCCTGGGATGCCAGGGCCCCGGCGGCTGCTGAAGGGATTCTATGGCCCGGAG GCCCAGGGCGTGGTGAAGGATCTGGAGCCTGAGCTGCTGCGGCACCTGGCACAGGGCACAGCCTCCCTGCTGATCACCACCAAGGGTAGCCCCCAAGGGGAGCTGCAAGGGCAG GTGCACATTGCCAACCAGTGCGAGGTGGGCGGCCTACGCCTGGCAGCAGCAGGAGCTGAAGAGGCACGGGTGCCTGGGGCTCCAGATGCAGTGGTGGCTGCACTGCCCGCTGTGCTGGGCCCAGACGCCCCAGCGCCAGCCAAACCTGGTGGCCTTGGGCGGCTCCGAGACCCTAACACCTGCTTCTTCGAGGGGCAGCAGCGCCCCCATGGGGCTCGCTGGGCTCCTAACTATGACCCGCTCTGCTCGCTCTGCACTTGCCAG AGACGCACGGTGATTTGTGACCCCGTGGTGTGTCCACCACCCAGCTGCCCTAGCCCGGTGCAGGCACCGGACCAGTGCTGCCCTGTGTGCCTGG AGAAACAAGATGTCAGAGACCTCCCAGGGTTGCCAAGGAACAGGGACCCTGGAGAGG gctgttaTTTTGATGGTGACCGGAGCTGGCGGGCAGCGGGCACCCGTTGGCACCCCATCGTGCCCCCATTTGGCTTAATTAAGTGCGCTGTCTGCACCTGCAAG GGGGGCACTGGAGAGGTGCACTGTGAGAAGGTGCAGTGTCCCCGGCTGGCCTGTGCCCAGCCTGTCCGTGCCAACCCCACTGACTGCTGCAAACAGTGTCCAG TAGGGTCAGGAGCCCAACCCCAACTGGGGGACCCCATGCAGGCTGATGGGCCCCGGGGCTGCCGTTTTGCAGGGCAGTGGTTCCCAGAGAGCCAGAGCTGGCACCCCTCGGTACCCCCCTTTGGGGAGATGAGCTGTATCACCTGCAGATGTGGG GCAGGGGTGCCCCACTGTGAGCGAGATGACTGTTCACCACCACTGTCCTGTGGCCCGGGGAAAGAGAGCCGCTGCTGCTCCCACTGCGCACCACGGCGGT CAGCCCCAGAGACCAGGACAGTTCCAGAGCTGGAGAAAGAAGCTGAAGGCTCCTAG
- the CHRD gene encoding chordin isoform X3 produces MPSLSAPPAPPAPLLLLGLLLLCSRPARGAGPEAPALPIRPEKEPLPIRGAAGCSFGGKVYALDETWHPDLGEPFGVMRCVLCACEAPQWGRRARGAGRVSCKNIKPECPTLACGQPRQLPGHCCQTCPQERSGPEKQPTGLAFEYPRDPEHRSYSDRGEPGAEDRARGDGHTDFVALLTGPKSQAVARARVSLLRSSLRFSISYRWLDRPTRIRFSDSTGSVLFEHPAAPTQDGLVCGVWRAVPRLSLRLLRAEQLHVALVTPTHPLGEVWGPLIRHRALAAETFSAILTLEGPPQQGIGGIALLTLSDTEDSLHFLLLFRGLLESRSGGKWDVGSTCEEGRESTCLSEVSTWVAVAGPAQVPLRLQILHQGKLLRELQANASVQEPGFAEVLPNLTTQEMDWLALGELQMALERAGGPGLRISGHIAARQSCDVLQSVLCGADALTPVQTGAAGSASLTLLGNGSLIYQVQVVGTGSEVVAMTLETKPQQRNQHTVLCHMAGLQLGRHMAVGVCPGLGARGAHMLLQNELFLNVGTKDFPDGELRGHVAALPYSGHSARHDTLPVPLAGALVLPPVQSQAAGHAWLSLDTHCHLHYEVLLAGLGGSEQGTITAHLLGPPGMPGPRRLLKGFYGPEAQGVVKDLEPELLRHLAQGTASLLITTKGSPQGELQGQVHIANQCEVGGLRLAAAGAEEARVPGAPDAVVAALPAVLGPDAPAPAKPGGLGRLRDPNTCFFEGQQRPHGARWAPNYDPLCSLCTCQRRTVICDPVVCPPPSCPSPVQAPDQCCPVCLEKQDVRDLPGLPRNRDPGEGCYFDGDRSWRAAGTRWHPIVPPFGLIKCAVCTCKGGTGEVHCEKVQCPRLACAQPVRANPTDCCKQCPGSGAQPQLGDPMQADGPRGCRFAGQWFPESQSWHPSVPPFGEMSCITCRCGAGVPHCERDDCSPPLSCGPGKESRCCSHCAPRRSAPETRTVPELEKEAEGS; encoded by the exons ATGCCGAGCCTCTcggccccgccggccccgccggCCCCGCTGCTGCTCCTCGGGCTGCTGCTGCTCTGCTCCCGGCCGGCCCGCGGCGCCGGACCCGAGGCCCCCGCTCTGCCCATCCGGCCCGAGAAGGAGCCGCTGCCCATTCGGGGAGCAGCAG GCTGCTCCTTCGGCGGGAAGGTCTATGCCTTGGACGAGACGTGGCACCCGGACCTGGGGGAGCCCTTCGGGGTGATGCGCTGCGTGCTGTGCGCCTGCGAGGCG CCTCAGTGGGGTCGCCGCGCGAGGGGCGCGGGCAGGGTCAGCTGTAAGAACATCAAACCCGAGTGCCCAACTCTCGCCTGCGGGCAGCCGCGCCAGCTGCCCGGACACTGCTGCCAGACCTGCCCCCAGG AGCGCAGCGGTCCGGAAAAGCAGCCGACGGGCCTGGCCTTCGAGTATCCGCGGGACCCAGAGCACCGAAGCTACAGCGACCGAGGGGAGCCGGGCGCTGAGGATCGGGCGCGTGGAGACGGCCACACCG ACTTCGTGGCGCTGCTGACAGGGCCAAAGTCGCAAGCGGTGGCACGGGCTCGAGTGTCGCTTTTGCGTTCCAGTCTACGGTTCTCCATCTCCTACCGGTG GCTGGACCGCCCTACTCGAATTCGCTTCTCAGACTCCACTGGCAGCGTCCTGTTTGAACACCCTGCAGCCCCTACCCAAGATGGCCTG GTCTGTGGGGTGTGGCGGGCAGTGCCTCGGTTATCTCTGCGACTTCTTAGGGCAGAACAGCTGCATGTGGCACTCGTGACACCCACTCATCCTTTAGGGGAGGTCTGGGGACCTCTCATCCGGCACCGGGCCCTGGCTGCAG AGACCTTCAGTGCCAtcctgaccctggaaggccccccACAGCAGGGCATAGGGGGCATTGCCCTACTCACTCTCAGTGACACAGAGGACTCTTTGCATTTTTTGCTGCTCTTCCGTGGGCTGCTGGAATCCAGGAGTGGGGGTAAGTGGGATGTGGGCAGCACATGTGAAGAGGGTAGGGAGAGTACCTGTCTTTCAGAGGTGTCCACTTGGGTGGCCGTTGCAGGACCAGCCCAGGTTCCCTTGCGGCTTCAGATTCTACACCAGGGGAAGCTATTGCGAGAGCTCCAGGCCAATGCCTCAGTCCAG GAACCGGGCTTCGCTGAAGTGCTGCCCAACCTGACAACCCAGGAGATGGACTGGCTGGCACTGGGGGAGTTGCAGATGGCTCTGGAGAGGGCAGGCGGGCCAGGGCTGCGCATCAGTGGACACATTGCTGCCAGGCAGAGCTGTGATG TCCTGCAAAGTGTCCTTTGTGGGGCCGATGCCCTAACCCCAGTTCAGACGGGTGCAGCCGGCTCCGCCAGCCTTACACTACTAGGAAATGGCTCCCTGATCTACCAG GTACAGGTGGTAGGTACAGGCAGTGAGGTGGTGGCCATGACGCTGGAGACCAAGCCTCAGCAGAGGAACCAGCACACTGTCCTGTGCCACATGGCTGGActccagctgggaagacacaTG gCCGTGGGTGTCTGCCCTGGGCTAGGTGCCCGGGGGGCTCATATGCTGCTACAGAATGAGCTGTTCCTGAACGTGGGTACCAAGGACTTCCCAGATGGAGAGCTGCGGGGGCACGTGGCTGCCCTGCCCTACAGTGGGCACAGCGCCCGCCATGATA CACTACCTGTGCCCTTGGCAGGAGCCCTGGTGTTGCCCCCAGTGCAGAGCCAGGCAGCAGGGCATGCCTGGCTCTCCCTGGACACCCACTGTCACCTGCACTATGAAGTGCTGCTGGCTGGGCTTGGTGGCTCAGAACAGGGCACCATCACTGCCCACCTCCTCGGGCCTCCTGGGATGCCAGGGCCCCGGCGGCTGCTGAAGGGATTCTATGGCCCGGAG GCCCAGGGCGTGGTGAAGGATCTGGAGCCTGAGCTGCTGCGGCACCTGGCACAGGGCACAGCCTCCCTGCTGATCACCACCAAGGGTAGCCCCCAAGGGGAGCTGCAAGGGCAG GTGCACATTGCCAACCAGTGCGAGGTGGGCGGCCTACGCCTGGCAGCAGCAGGAGCTGAAGAGGCACGGGTGCCTGGGGCTCCAGATGCAGTGGTGGCTGCACTGCCCGCTGTGCTGGGCCCAGACGCCCCAGCGCCAGCCAAACCTGGTGGCCTTGGGCGGCTCCGAGACCCTAACACCTGCTTCTTCGAGGGGCAGCAGCGCCCCCATGGGGCTCGCTGGGCTCCTAACTATGACCCGCTCTGCTCGCTCTGCACTTGCCAG AGACGCACGGTGATTTGTGACCCCGTGGTGTGTCCACCACCCAGCTGCCCTAGCCCGGTGCAGGCACCGGACCAGTGCTGCCCTGTGTGCCTGG AGAAACAAGATGTCAGAGACCTCCCAGGGTTGCCAAGGAACAGGGACCCTGGAGAGG gctgttaTTTTGATGGTGACCGGAGCTGGCGGGCAGCGGGCACCCGTTGGCACCCCATCGTGCCCCCATTTGGCTTAATTAAGTGCGCTGTCTGCACCTGCAAG GGGGGCACTGGAGAGGTGCACTGTGAGAAGGTGCAGTGTCCCCGGCTGGCCTGTGCCCAGCCTGTCCGTGCCAACCCCACTGACTGCTGCAAACAGTGTCCAG GGTCAGGAGCCCAACCCCAACTGGGGGACCCCATGCAGGCTGATGGGCCCCGGGGCTGCCGTTTTGCAGGGCAGTGGTTCCCAGAGAGCCAGAGCTGGCACCCCTCGGTACCCCCCTTTGGGGAGATGAGCTGTATCACCTGCAGATGTGGG GCAGGGGTGCCCCACTGTGAGCGAGATGACTGTTCACCACCACTGTCCTGTGGCCCGGGGAAAGAGAGCCGCTGCTGCTCCCACTGCGCACCACGGCGGT CAGCCCCAGAGACCAGGACAGTTCCAGAGCTGGAGAAAGAAGCTGAAGGCTCCTAG